The following coding sequences are from one Streptomyces venezuelae window:
- a CDS encoding MFS transporter, translated as MPCDGEAATRRFGTRAEDGNKNEGRGEAGTENGDGDSSAGETGGRATFSLSPGIVLLFAIACGASVANVYFSQPLLVTMGHDLAMSPALIGSVVTLTHVGYGLGLFFLVPLGDRVDRRRLVVVQLLGLVGALSLVATARTAGMLLAGMAATGLLAVVTQTLVAFAASLAPAARRGRVVGLVTSGVVVGILLARTASGVLADLAGWRSVYLASASLTALLALVLHRVLPRDRALPPGSGAPGTRRTPLRYGELLLSTVTLFARERLLRLRALFCLLVFAAFSTLWSSVALPLSEAPYSLSHSAIGALGLVGAAGALAATAAGRLNDRGLSRQTTGTALALLAVSWVPLAFTRSSLAALIIGVVLLDLAVQAVHVTNQTLIYALHPEAGSRLIGGYMVFYSVGSALGAIAATSLYTVGGWGAVCGLGAGFSCVALALWAATRRSVDGAADRVG; from the coding sequence ATGCCCTGCGACGGCGAGGCCGCGACACGACGGTTCGGCACCCGAGCGGAAGACGGGAACAAGAACGAGGGCAGGGGTGAGGCCGGGACCGAGAACGGAGACGGTGACAGCAGCGCAGGCGAGACCGGGGGCCGCGCCACGTTCAGCCTCTCCCCCGGCATCGTGCTCCTCTTCGCCATCGCCTGCGGAGCATCCGTGGCCAACGTCTACTTCTCCCAGCCGCTCCTGGTGACCATGGGCCACGACCTCGCCATGAGCCCCGCACTCATCGGCAGCGTGGTCACGCTCACGCATGTGGGGTACGGCCTCGGACTCTTCTTCCTCGTACCGCTCGGAGACAGAGTCGACCGACGCCGACTCGTCGTGGTCCAACTACTGGGCCTTGTAGGCGCGCTGTCCCTCGTGGCCACCGCCCGCACAGCGGGGATGCTGCTCGCGGGGATGGCCGCCACGGGGCTCCTCGCCGTCGTCACCCAGACACTGGTGGCCTTCGCGGCCTCGCTGGCGCCGGCCGCGCGCCGCGGACGGGTCGTCGGCCTGGTCACCAGCGGTGTGGTCGTCGGGATCCTGCTGGCCCGCACCGCGTCCGGCGTGCTGGCCGACCTCGCGGGCTGGCGCTCCGTCTACCTCGCCTCGGCCTCCCTCACCGCGCTGCTCGCGCTGGTCCTCCACCGGGTGCTCCCGCGCGACCGGGCGCTCCCGCCCGGCAGCGGCGCTCCCGGGACGAGGAGGACGCCCCTTCGCTACGGCGAACTCCTGCTCTCCACCGTCACCTTGTTCGCCCGTGAGCGGCTGCTGCGGCTTCGCGCCCTTTTCTGCCTGCTGGTGTTCGCCGCCTTCAGCACCCTGTGGAGCAGCGTCGCGCTGCCGCTCAGCGAGGCCCCGTACTCCCTGTCCCACAGCGCGATCGGCGCGCTCGGACTGGTCGGTGCCGCCGGGGCCCTCGCCGCGACCGCGGCGGGGCGCCTCAACGACCGCGGTCTCTCCCGGCAGACCACCGGCACCGCACTGGCTCTGCTCGCCGTCTCGTGGGTGCCCCTCGCCTTCACCCGCAGCTCTCTCGCGGCCCTGATCATCGGCGTGGTGCTCCTCGACCTCGCCGTGCAGGCGGTCCACGTCACCAACCAGACGTTGATCTACGCACTGCACCCGGAGGCGGGCAGTCGGCTGATCGGCGGCTACATGGTCTTCTACTCGGTCGGCAGCGCCCTCGGCGCCATCGCCGCGACCTCCCTCTACACGGTGGGCGGTTGGGGAGCCGTGTGCGGACTGGGCGCGGGGTTCAGCTGCGTCGCGTTGGCGCTGTGGGCGGCCACGCGGCGGAGTGTCGACGGGGCTGCGGACAGGGTGGGGTGA
- a CDS encoding haloacid dehalogenase type II: protein MSELEVDAVVFDVLGTLVDEPAGIHAGISALAPALDEFEVERLLSVWQTHVEREQRRMVDGLRPYATSDVLDLEAAQLVADAVQAGDARAVAALGLTGRRLPPWPDTVAGLTRLAERFPLLALSNASRPALLELNAYAGLRWHQALSAEDARTYKPDPAVYRLAVTVSGRPPERLLMVAAHAWDLRAAQSLGLRTAYVARPVGDPPAPSDTFDLYADDLPHLVEQLDRRRK from the coding sequence ATGTCAGAGCTCGAAGTCGACGCCGTCGTGTTCGATGTCCTCGGCACGCTGGTCGACGAACCCGCCGGAATTCACGCCGGGATCAGCGCCCTCGCCCCCGCGCTCGACGAGTTCGAGGTCGAGCGGCTCCTGTCGGTGTGGCAGACGCACGTCGAGCGCGAGCAGCGGCGCATGGTCGACGGTCTGAGGCCCTATGCCACCAGCGACGTCCTCGACCTGGAGGCCGCGCAGCTCGTCGCCGACGCGGTGCAGGCCGGCGACGCGCGTGCCGTGGCGGCGCTGGGCCTGACGGGACGCAGGCTTCCGCCGTGGCCCGACACGGTGGCCGGGCTCACCCGTCTCGCCGAACGTTTCCCGCTGCTGGCGCTCTCCAACGCGAGCAGGCCGGCGCTGCTGGAGCTCAACGCGTACGCCGGACTGCGCTGGCATCAGGCGCTGTCCGCCGAGGACGCCCGGACCTACAAGCCCGACCCGGCGGTCTACCGCCTGGCCGTCACGGTGTCCGGGCGCCCGCCCGAGCGCCTGCTGATGGTCGCCGCCCACGCGTGGGACCTGCGCGCCGCGCAGAGCCTCGGCCTGCGCACGGCGTATGTGGCGCGTCCCGTCGGGGACCCGCCCGCGCCCTCGGACACGTTCGACCTCTACGCCGACGACCTGCCCCACCTGGTCGAGCAGCTCGACCGCCGCAGGAAGTGA
- a CDS encoding BTAD domain-containing putative transcriptional regulator produces the protein MGPEPVGPQSVGPVRFGVLGTVTAWNAERPLALGGPRQRAVLARLIVARRHVVPVTRLIDDLWDDPPERALGTVRTFVAALRKAVEPDRPHRAPARLLVTEGPGYALRAAPDAVDAWRFETAVTEVRQAPPPDALRRLDEALAWWRGPAYADFPDEEWARTERSRLAELRALAVERRAEAALACGRAADVVPDLDAHVARHPWREDAWRLLSLALYRAGRQGDALATLRRARVTLADELGLDPGSGLRRLESDILAQDTALEDGREGPFLGTAATAPPRSASRLWTEAAASYDRTVEAGARARLESTVGLMRNLAVTGAGGLLAARRHRMAAVEAAEEYDDAELTARVIGAFDVPAIWTRADDPELARQIVAAAERTLVHLPHDASDAARCRLLATVAVETRGARTPRGPRAAREAERLARHLDDPALLAFALNGTYMQSFTRAGLAPQRDAIGAEIVELAARQGLVTFEVLGHLIRLQARAGLGDFPGADAHAAAAARLSERHELPLVGVFTRWYDALRHAASGDVAGAETAMRVAAAHLDEAGMPGMRTGLLPLALVTLRLAHLLPPDVDLTLDWGPHRPWAEALALAETGRHAQARAALRALPEPPPDLLYEALCCVEAEAALRVGDRAGLERVRARLLPAAGQVAGAGSGVLTAGPVDMWLARVGDARA, from the coding sequence ATGGGGCCGGAACCAGTAGGTCCGCAATCGGTGGGGCCGGTCCGGTTCGGGGTCCTCGGCACCGTGACCGCCTGGAACGCCGAACGTCCGCTCGCCCTGGGCGGGCCGCGGCAGCGCGCCGTCCTGGCCCGCCTGATCGTCGCCCGCCGCCACGTCGTGCCCGTCACCCGCCTCATCGACGACCTGTGGGACGACCCCCCGGAACGGGCCCTCGGGACAGTACGGACGTTCGTCGCCGCTCTGCGCAAGGCCGTGGAACCCGACCGGCCGCACCGCGCTCCCGCCCGCCTCCTCGTGACCGAGGGCCCGGGTTACGCGCTGCGGGCCGCACCGGACGCCGTCGACGCCTGGCGGTTCGAAACGGCCGTGACCGAGGTCCGGCAGGCCCCGCCGCCGGACGCGCTGCGCCGCCTCGACGAGGCGCTGGCCTGGTGGCGGGGGCCTGCCTACGCCGATTTCCCGGACGAGGAGTGGGCACGTACGGAACGTTCCCGGCTCGCCGAACTGCGTGCGCTGGCCGTCGAGCGGCGCGCCGAAGCGGCGCTGGCGTGCGGCCGGGCCGCCGATGTCGTGCCCGACCTCGACGCGCACGTGGCCCGCCACCCGTGGCGCGAGGACGCCTGGCGGCTGCTGTCTCTCGCGCTGTACCGGGCAGGCCGACAGGGCGACGCGCTCGCGACACTCCGCCGCGCACGGGTCACGCTCGCCGACGAACTGGGACTCGACCCTGGCTCCGGTCTGCGCCGCCTGGAGTCGGACATCCTCGCGCAGGACACGGCGTTGGAGGACGGAAGGGAAGGCCCCTTTCTCGGCACGGCCGCGACGGCGCCTCCGCGGTCGGCGTCCCGGCTCTGGACCGAGGCGGCGGCGTCGTACGACCGCACCGTGGAGGCCGGCGCCCGCGCCCGTCTGGAGTCGACCGTCGGCCTCATGCGCAACCTCGCCGTGACCGGCGCCGGGGGACTGTTGGCCGCCCGGCGCCACCGCATGGCGGCCGTCGAGGCGGCCGAGGAGTACGACGACGCGGAACTGACCGCGCGCGTGATCGGCGCCTTCGACGTGCCGGCGATCTGGACGCGCGCCGACGACCCGGAACTCGCCCGGCAGATCGTCGCCGCCGCGGAGCGGACCCTCGTGCACCTGCCGCACGACGCGTCCGACGCGGCACGCTGCAGGCTCCTCGCCACCGTCGCGGTGGAGACGCGTGGCGCCAGGACACCGCGAGGACCGCGGGCCGCGCGCGAAGCGGAACGGCTCGCCCGGCACCTCGACGACCCCGCGCTGCTGGCGTTCGCCCTCAACGGGACGTACATGCAGTCCTTCACCCGCGCCGGTCTGGCACCGCAGCGCGACGCCATCGGCGCCGAGATCGTCGAACTCGCCGCGAGACAGGGCCTGGTGACGTTCGAAGTGCTCGGCCACCTCATCCGCCTTCAGGCACGCGCCGGGCTCGGCGACTTTCCGGGCGCCGACGCGCACGCCGCAGCCGCGGCGCGTCTCTCGGAACGTCACGAACTGCCGTTGGTCGGCGTCTTCACACGGTGGTACGACGCCCTGCGGCACGCCGCGTCCGGGGACGTGGCAGGGGCCGAGACCGCGATGCGGGTCGCGGCCGCGCACCTGGACGAGGCCGGGATGCCGGGGATGCGCACCGGGCTGCTGCCGCTGGCGCTGGTCACCCTGCGCCTGGCGCACCTGCTGCCGCCCGACGTCGACCTCACCCTGGACTGGGGCCCGCACCGCCCCTGGGCCGAGGCGCTGGCCCTCGCGGAGACGGGACGCCACGCGCAGGCACGGGCAGCACTGCGGGCCCTGCCCGAACCGCCGCCGGACCTGCTCTACGAGGCGTTGTGCTGTGTGGAGGCGGAGGCGGCGCTGCGCGTGGGGGACCGGGCGGGCCTGGAGCGGGTCCGGGCGCGCCTGTTGCCGGCGGCGGGGCAGGTGGCCGGTGCGGGCAGCGGGGTGCTTACGGCCGGACCCGTGGACATGTGGCTCGCGCGCGTCGGGGACGCGCGGGCGTGA
- a CDS encoding alpha/beta fold hydrolase, translating to MTPTVPGFDHQHVPVADGVRLHVAVGGSGSPVVLLHGFPQTHLMWRHVAADLAAEHTVICPDLRGYGASDKPADADGATYSKRTMAADVVALARALGHDRFALAGHDRGALVAVRAGLDHPEAVTHLLSLDVLPTLDMWEVMHGTTAAVGFHLYLMAQPPGLPEELIGSAPDAFFGHFLDIWTRDPAAIPADVRAAYLKACREAVPSIVADYRASAHIDVRHDQADRDAGNRLAMPVSVLQQDWGAALGFDAAALWRAWAPDLHHATVSCGHFMAEEEPAVVGAAIRDLLTR from the coding sequence ATGACACCGACCGTCCCCGGCTTCGATCACCAGCACGTCCCTGTCGCGGACGGCGTACGTCTCCACGTCGCCGTCGGCGGCTCCGGCAGCCCCGTCGTGCTCCTGCACGGCTTCCCGCAGACGCACCTGATGTGGCGGCACGTGGCGGCCGACCTCGCGGCGGAGCACACCGTGATCTGCCCGGACCTGCGCGGGTACGGCGCCAGCGACAAACCGGCCGACGCCGACGGGGCAACGTACTCCAAGCGCACGATGGCGGCCGACGTCGTCGCGCTGGCCCGTGCCCTCGGCCACGACCGGTTCGCCCTGGCCGGACACGACCGCGGCGCCCTCGTCGCCGTACGGGCCGGTCTCGACCACCCGGAGGCGGTCACGCACCTCTTGTCCCTCGACGTGCTGCCGACGCTCGACATGTGGGAGGTCATGCACGGCACCACGGCCGCCGTGGGCTTCCACCTGTACCTGATGGCCCAACCACCCGGCCTGCCCGAGGAGTTGATCGGCAGCGCCCCGGACGCGTTCTTCGGCCACTTCCTCGACATCTGGACGCGCGATCCCGCCGCGATCCCCGCCGACGTACGCGCCGCCTACCTGAAGGCGTGCCGCGAGGCCGTGCCGTCCATCGTCGCCGACTACCGCGCCTCCGCCCACATCGACGTCCGGCACGACCAAGCCGACCGGGACGCGGGCAACCGGCTCGCCATGCCGGTCTCGGTGCTCCAGCAGGACTGGGGCGCGGCGCTCGGCTTCGACGCCGCCGCGCTGTGGCGCGCCTGGGCTCCCGACCTGCACCACGCGACCGTGTCCTGCGGGCACTTCATGGCGGAGGAGGAGCCTGCCGTGGTCGGCGCGGCGATACGCGACCTGCTCACGCGCTGA
- a CDS encoding MBL fold metallo-hydrolase, with translation MQTQTPPGTPHWNVGDVTVHRIDEIFLPPETGPWLLPDATPDVVAQHPWLHTGFTDDASALRLDSHTFALTVGTLRVLVDTGIGNGKTRANPAWHDLRTDYLQRLTDAGFPPDSVDLVVLTHLHTDHVGWNTREENGAWLPTFPRARYVTSRAEREFWSGYAMDEPRQQMFRDSVHPVEDAGLLDLVDVPAEGAEVAPGIRLVPTPGHTPGHVAVEVHSNGASALITGDLLHHPVQLPHPHIGSCVDIDPGQAEATRSDLLASLTDTETLLLGTHFPHPTAGRVVSDGDTYRLAPVPPSHTASPA, from the coding sequence ATGCAGACGCAGACCCCGCCCGGAACCCCTCACTGGAACGTCGGCGACGTCACCGTCCACCGGATCGACGAAATCTTCTTGCCGCCCGAGACCGGCCCCTGGTTGCTCCCGGACGCCACACCCGACGTGGTCGCCCAGCACCCCTGGCTGCACACCGGCTTCACCGACGACGCGAGCGCCCTGCGCCTCGACAGCCACACCTTCGCGCTCACCGTGGGCACACTGCGCGTCCTCGTCGACACCGGCATCGGCAACGGCAAGACGCGCGCGAACCCGGCCTGGCACGATCTCCGCACCGACTACCTGCAACGCCTCACCGACGCGGGCTTCCCGCCGGACTCCGTCGACCTCGTCGTCCTCACGCACCTGCACACCGACCACGTCGGCTGGAACACCCGCGAGGAGAACGGCGCTTGGCTTCCCACGTTCCCCCGCGCCCGCTACGTCACCTCCCGCGCCGAGCGGGAGTTCTGGTCCGGCTACGCCATGGACGAACCGCGACAGCAGATGTTCCGCGACTCCGTGCATCCGGTCGAGGACGCGGGGCTGCTCGACCTGGTCGACGTACCGGCCGAGGGCGCCGAAGTCGCCCCGGGAATCCGACTCGTACCGACCCCTGGGCACACCCCTGGTCACGTCGCCGTCGAGGTGCACAGCAACGGCGCATCAGCCCTGATCACGGGCGACTTGCTGCACCATCCCGTGCAGCTCCCCCACCCCCACATCGGAAGCTGCGTGGACATCGACCCCGGGCAGGCCGAGGCCACACGCAGCGACCTGCTCGCCTCGCTCACCGACACGGAGACGCTGCTCCTCGGCACCCACTTCCCCCATCCGACGGCAGGCCGCGTGGTGTCCGACGGGGATACGTACCGTCTGGCACCGGTCCCGCCGTCACACACCGCATCCCCAGCGTGA
- a CDS encoding winged helix-turn-helix transcriptional regulator — protein MVTRTRFDDSDCPVARSVDAIGDWWSLLIVRDAFDGSRRFGEFQRSLGVAKNILTARLRTLVDGGVLESVPASDGSAYREYVLTPKGKALFPVIVALRQWGEQNFFAPGEPHSQLVDRRQGQSLRTLEVLSADGRRLSPDDTAVHKVPPRTPAP, from the coding sequence ATGGTGACCAGGACGCGTTTCGACGACAGTGACTGCCCGGTGGCCCGGTCGGTGGACGCGATCGGCGACTGGTGGTCCCTGCTGATCGTGCGGGACGCCTTCGACGGGAGCCGGCGCTTCGGCGAGTTCCAGCGCAGCCTCGGCGTGGCGAAGAACATCCTCACCGCGCGTCTGCGCACTCTCGTGGACGGCGGAGTCCTGGAGTCCGTCCCGGCCTCGGACGGCAGCGCTTATCGCGAGTACGTCCTCACGCCCAAGGGAAAGGCGCTCTTCCCCGTCATCGTGGCGCTGCGCCAGTGGGGCGAGCAGAACTTCTTCGCGCCCGGCGAACCGCACTCCCAGTTGGTCGACCGGCGACAGGGTCAGAGTCTGCGCACCCTCGAAGTGCTGTCGGCGGACGGGCGGCGCCTGAGCCCCGACGACACGGCCGTCCACAAGGTCCCGCCCCGGACGCCGGCTCCGTGA